In the genome of Girardinichthys multiradiatus isolate DD_20200921_A chromosome 7, DD_fGirMul_XY1, whole genome shotgun sequence, one region contains:
- the si:dkey-230p4.1 gene encoding trichohyalin isoform X3, giving the protein MESGLLIGWQQQKAELEQEVCCLQEELAESRAEREELESRSRALTDRLSQTLNPSLGLSLHEEEQRRWKTKLREGREREARQTLLIHRLQNKVIEYRERCQRLDLQLQEQHSRVLSSEQRIRDEHSDSLESALIRLEEEQQRSVSLADINTLLRHQLSQSEWTNQALREDLQKLTADWTRAVEESEQKEADWQREKECRWGHVGQNQAQLLSVWRSVLDLRRHCHTLKTAADRDLWQLRAEFSRLSSSLLLGCDSVCYSLRLSDYPIKLASYDLPPPLSSSPPLSSTLVLRSPDFSASPPRLLSSSTMGTFILGELKEEEEEVKDEKTVELKLLHEAKVLQLEQRIEELSRSLQTADREKEETEKEVERLRESERRLQLVGQAVIRISRSLSRISSQRPSVSTDNVLSLDLSSLLSVLSQTESALQWKHEELQEAEVSLQQLNEEQTALQLRLKLLEDENQQLDVNIQNRQLDLKHTLDALSREKETLTSLRLQVEEVQRRAEEVKRENDRQRRDRDRLEKRTRQLEAETHRRVEAELLENLQLSERETQQRMEIHNLKGALEREQLDRQRGEEECIDVREALKKCRESALHLSSLEIMLRQELEEAHDALEKMSALNSSLASDKRDLSKQMLQLETELSDSQSQLQTVRSEVSILQRDVKGLRSECSILRAQSETDADIIHQLKEQKAELETDVVEKETQLVSLEEERQTAAQQMEEMSSQHALLREELKEVQEQLQNAEKELNQKERQQEELQRESRRLQEEQEGLRKHKERLEEELKELRSLSMNLHLQLRQQQQQLSQSEVDRCQQNTHIYTLQQAKVTLQGEIECLRAELHRETARREDEKERRERIWEENEVLKVKMERLTEEVEEQQTRRSEDHTERKEERESWQKEREVLNEELGMRDGELEALRRRTEGLTEEGEERQREVERLREEVAEGETKISLMMERMQQVEGKKEKLEEQIKRTEVRLAEEEVKRKEEELHRDLETEALCERIEKFETEKKEMEEEIFQLRNEEDRGRTRATEEREEINRLRKEISMLQEDREEERRQWEKQQEEKEELVEKVGEVELLRVRLNVAKEEYEEMKEEVERKERSLEHQIGAVREREEEVEELKEHLRLSEEREEEGERERNVVNHKLKQKEAREEQLEALLAETQALLEKETREGEEKDNLISSQGRELQEAQAERERANKETRERKEACERLEEEGRRLQQKVEHNQKEVTKLQKSIRDQHEEVQQLTNTLEEREEEVREGMRWRRIEEERRKRSEEKEMEVEEEREKEREVLSTVREERRRLEDRLELKVKEVKEQCEELRRTQEEKTRLESKLKEMHDEIVEEREELKGVREENRKLEEQLKEIEEQRGVLRIKEEKLRRLEDELREVKEEQMMQQEKEKDHRLEEERRRSRLKELEEEKAELLLELMRKERERTASREEAQGERDKAQKELQRQTEELSELREEVQRMQKEKENAQEKVQEELRIRMEEWRSKELMSNKKAQEEKRQMEELQQNLKMSKMEVSGLREELYEEHRKMDEHQGKLRRFEKEIEALIEEVQMERNKAKEERRQTEEVEQELWSNSEKLSVLREEVQRKQKENEAYKEMQEEFRKQEEEWRLKELMNINKAQEEKMHMEEVQQELMSSQRKVSVLKEEMYKEQRQNEEHLRKFEEELTVLRDEVQRERNKAQEERGQTQELQQELSRLKKEVIKERRENEEQQEKLRNLEKEVTTLRLEVLREREEAQEKLQDELKKGEEEWKLNELIIRNKAQEELQKMEEIHQELMRSKSEVSVLREEVQKERRQMEEVQHELSKLRKEVAKEQRDKEEKQGMLEKEVKSLREEVQREKEKAHEKLQEELRKREEEWRSKEMMNKVQGESRKIEEVQQELTRSKSEVSVLKEELLKEQLEGEKIRDELIKRRDEVQEVRRTNNELTVITEEAKREKKQIKEELTRTEMEVGALKEEIQKAHRMGEMEASLLKVKFQEEQQEKLELQQELKIRRDDVTVLKEEVKKERHRREEVQEEMRGVQQNVEVMEESLNSLQSQVLDLSRSRERARLEVKEKEEESHQIKEGLSMALGEMTKLKVLLQESHTEGERLRATLVQKKEEMEKIREENQQVVREEVEKQGEVEELRARVKGLERRRNEMIEELEKAEERRREAEGRWRSRVEEVEKEQEVKLNALNTEIQTLRRRQEEPEKEWRSKLEEKEVEVERARREMQESQKELSRFRALLEEQKTQISTLAAEKDGEETHGWRRRKVQKGEEEQEEDEEQVSSVSPEKEQLRNRLQQKEAEVYMLTQRNKELQADRDRVRLALERTEAAMIGYRERAHQQEQNRVTGSNSDEGVGDRLVVLQRLVAELELNQKRINKKNSHLETQKDKLKRDREALKDTLRQVEQERSRLQHQLTLSSGSQTRLTQVSEETTEVERLRSTVTELEDQVSRLRLSLAVNQEQQAEFIEQSSRNSQWLLSLRHDLNISLTAVSRHPIPAVLESETQRLDRSLREEELRMSLSQS; this is encoded by the exons ATGGAGTCTGGGCTGCTGATTGGCTGGCAGCAGCAGAAGGCGGAGCTGGAGCAGGAAGTGTGTTGTCTGCAGGAGGAGCTGGCGGAGAGCCGAGCAGAGAGGGAGGAGCTGGAGTCCAGAAGCAGAGCTCTGACTGACAGG CTCAGCCAGACTCTGAATCCTTCACTAGGCCTCTCCCTGCATGAGGAGGAGCAGAGGAGGTGGAAAACGAAGTTGAGGGAGGGTAGGGAGAGGGAGGCCAGACAGACGCTGCTGATCCACCGTCTGCAGAACAAG GTGATCGAGTACAGAGAACGGTGTCAGCGTCTGGATCTGCAGTTGCAGGAACAACACTCCAGGGTGCTGAGTTCTGAG CAGAGAATCAGAGATGAACACAGTGACTCTCTGGAAAGCGCCCTCATCAGGCTGGAGGAGGAACAgcagag GTCCGTCAGTCTGGCTGACATCAACACTCTCCTTCGGCACCAGCTAAGCCAGTCAGAGTGGACCAACCAGGCGCTGAGGGAAGACCTCCAGAAGCTGACTGCTGATTGGACGAGAGCTGTTGAGGAGTCGGAGCAAAAAGAAGCTGAttggcagagagagaaggag tgTCGGTGGGGTCATGTGGgtcagaaccaggctcagttgCTGTCAGTTTGGAGGTCTGTGCTTGATTTGAGACGACACTGTCACACATTGaaaacagctgctgacag GGATCTGTGGCAGCTCAGAGCAGAGTTTTCCAGACTCTCTTCATCTCTCCTACTCGGCTGTGACTCCGTCTGTTACTCCTTGAGGCTCAGCGATTATCCGATCAAACTCGCCTCATATGACCTTCCTCCTCCTTTATCCTCCTCACCTCCTCTGTCCTCCACTCTTGTTCTCCGGTCTCCAGACTTCTCAGCTTCTCCACCCCgtctcctctcttcctccacCATGGGAACCTTCATCTTAGGAGAGCtcaaagaagaggaggaggaggtgaaaGATGAGAAGACCGTGGAGTTGAAGCTCCTTCATGAGGCAAAGGTGTTGCAGCTGGAACAAAG GATTGAGGAGCTCAGTCGCTCCCTGCAGACTGCAGACCGAGAGAAGGAGGAGACAGAGAAGGAGGTGGAAAGGTTGAGAGAATCAGAGAGGAGGCTGCAGTTAGTCGGTCAGGCTGTGATCAGAATT TCCAGAAGCCTGAGCAGGATCAGCAGTCAGAGACCGAGTGTCTCCACGGACAACGTCCTCAGTCTGGATCTGTCCTCCCTGCTGTCTGTTCTGTCTCAGACTGAGAGCGCCCTGCAGTGGAAGCATGAGGAACTGCAG gagGCGGAGGTAAGTCTGCAGCAGCTCAACGAGGAACAAACAGCCCTGCAGCTTCGACTGAAACTGCTGGAGGACGAAAACCAGCAGCTGGACGTAAACATTCAGAACAGGCAGCTGGACCTGAAGCACACACTGGATGCCCTGAGCAG GGAGAAGGAGACGTTAACCTCCCTGCGTCTGCAGGTAGAGGAGGTGCAGAGACGAGCGGAGGAGGTGAAGAGGGAGAACGACAGACAgaggagagacagagacagactgGAGAAAAGAACACGACAGCTGGAGGCAGAAACACACAGACG GGTGGAGGCGGAACTCCTGGAGAACCTCCAGCTGTCAGAGAGAGAAACTCAGCAGCGGATGGAGATCCACAACTTGAAG GGGGCGCTAGAGAGGGAGCAGCTAGACAGGCAGAGAGGAGAGGAAGAATGCATTGATGTCAGAGAAGCTCTGAAGAAG TGCAGGGAGAGCGCGCTGCATCTCTCCTCCTTAGAGATAATGTTGAGGCAGGAGTTAGAGGAGGCGCATGACGCTCTGGAGAAAATGTCGGCTCTGAACTCGTCTCTGGCTTCAGATAAACGAGATCTGAGCAAACAGATGCTGCAG ctggagaccgagCTGTCAGACAGCCAATCACAGCTGCAGACTgtgaggtcagaggtcagcatTCTACAGAGAGATGTCAAAGGTCTGAGGAGTGAGTGCAGCATCCTGAG AGCTCAGTCAGAGACAGACGCTGACATCATTCATCAGCTGAAGGAACAGAAGGCTGAACTGGAGACAGATGTGGTGGAGAAGGAGACACAGCTGGTCTCACTGGAAGAAGAGAGGCAGACAGCAGCACAGCAGATGGAGGAG ATGTCCTCCCAACATGCCCTGCTACGTGAGGAGCTAAAGGAGGTGCAGGAACAGCTGCAAAACGCAGAGAAGGAATTGAATCagaaggagagacagcaggaggagCTTCAGAGAGAGAGCAGGCGGCTGCAGGAGGAACAGGAAGGTCTGAGGAAACACAAGGAGCGGCTAGAAGAGGAGTTAAAGGAGCTCAG GTCTCTCTCCATGAACCTCCACCTGCAGCTccgtcagcagcagcagcagctctctcAGTCAGAGGTGGACAGATGTCAGCAGAACACGCACATCTATACGCTGCAGCAGGCCAAGGTCACCTTACAGG GTGAGATCGAGTGTCTGAGAGCAGAACTGCACCGAGAGACGGCAAGAAGAGAAGATGAGAAGGAGAGGAGGGAAAGAATCTGGGAGGAAAATGAGGTGCTGAAGGTAAAAATGGAGAGACTGacagaggaggtggaggagcagCAAACCAGAAGGTCAGAGGATCATACAGAGAGGAAGGAGGAAAGGGAGTCCtggcagaaagagagagaagttCTGAACGAAGAGCTCGGGATGAGGGACGGAGAACTGGAGGCCCTGAGGAGGCGCACTGAGGGACTGAcagaggagggggaggagaGGCAGAGAGAGGTGGAGAGACTGAGGGAGGAGGTAGCAGAGGGAGAGACTAAGATCAGCCTCATGATGGAGAGAATGCAGCAAGTAGAGGGGAAGAAGGAGAAACTGGAGGAGCAAATAAAGAGGACAGAGGTCAGACTGGCAGAGGAGGAGGTGAAGAGGAAAGAAGAGGAGCTCCACAGGGATTTGGAGACAGAGGCGCTCTGTGAACGGATAGAGAAgtttgaaactgaaaagaaagaaatggagGAGGAGATATTTCAACTGAGGAATGAGGAGGACAGAGGGAGAACTAGAGCTAcggaggagagggaggaaatTAACAGACTGAGAAAAGAAATCTCCATGTTACAGGaagacagagaggaggagaggagacaGTGGGAGAAACAGCAGGAGGAAAAGGAGGAGTTGGTGGAGAAAGTGGGGGAGGTGGAGCTGCTGAGGGTGAGGCTTAACGTTGCTAAGGAGGAGTATGAGGAGATGAaggaggaggtggagaggaAGGAGCGCAGCCTGGAGCATCAGATAGGTGCTGTGAgggagagggaggaggaggtggaggagctgaaggagcACCTGAGGCTCTCTGAGGAGCGTGAGGAGGAAGGAGAAAGGGAACGCAATGTGGTCAACCACAAACTGAAGCAGAAGGAGGCGCGGGAGGAGCAGCTTGAGGCATTGCTGGCAGAAACTCAGGCGCTCCTCGAGAAGGAGACgcgagaaggagaagaaaaagacaACCTGATTTCCTCCCAGGGCAGGGAGCTGCAGGAGGCTcaggctgagagagagagagcaaatAAGGAGACCAGAGAGAGGAAGGAGGCATGTGAGAGGCTGGAGGAGGAAGGGAGGAGGTTGCAGCAGAAGGTAGAACATAATCAGAAGGAGGTGACAAAGCTCCAAAAGAGCATTAGGGACCAACATGAGGAGGTGCAGCAGTTGACGAACACACTGgaggagagagaggaggaggtaAGAGAGGGAATGAGGTGGAGAAGGAttgaggaggagaggaggaagaggagtgaggagaaagagatggaggtggaggaggaacGGGAGAAAGAGAGGGAAGTGCTCAGCACAGTtagggaggagaggaggaggttAGAGGACAGATTGGAATTAAAAGTGAAAGAGGTGAAGGAGCAATGCGAGGAGCTGAGGAGGACTCAGGAGGAGAAGACAAGGCTAGAGAGCAAACTAAAGGAGATGCATGATGAAATTGTGGAAGAAAGGGAGGAGCTGAAGGGAGTGAGGGAGGAAAATAGGAAGTTGGAGGAGCAGCTAAAAGAAATAGAGGAACAGAGGGGTGTGCTGAGAATTAAAGAGGAGAAACTGAGAAGACTGGAGGACGAACTGAGGGAGGTGAAAGAGGAGCAAATGATGCAACAGGAAAAGGAGAAAGATCACCGCCTGGAGGAGGAAAGGAGGAGATCCAGACTGAAAGAGCTGGAGGAAGAGAAGGCTGAACTACTGTTGGAGCTAATGAGGAAGGAGAGGGAGAGGACAGCTTCTAGAGAGGAGGCGCAGGGTGAGAGAGACAAGGCCCAGAAGGAGctacagagacagacagaggagCTATCTGAACTCAGAGAGGAGGTGCaaagaatgcaaaaagagaaggAGAATGCCCAAGAAAAGGTGCAGGAGGAACTGAGAATAAGAATGGAGGAGTGGAGGTCAAAGGAGCTGATGAGTAACAAGAAGGCACAGGAGGAGAAAAGACAGATGGAGGAGTTACAACAGAATCTGAAAATGAGCAAAATGGAGGTTTCTGGACTGAGAGAAGAGCTTTATGAGGAGCACAGGAAAATGGATGAGCATCAGGGCAAGCTGAGGAGGTTTGAGAAAGAGATAGAGGCTCTCATAGAGGAGGTGCAGATGGAGAGGAACAAGGCCAAGGAGGAGAGGAGACAGACGGAGGAGGTTGAGCAGGAGCTGTGGAGTAATAGCGAAAAGCTTTCTGTGCTCAGAGAGGAGGTGCAAAGAAAGCAAAAAGAGAACGAGGCCTATAAAGAAATGCAGGAGGAATTTAGAAAAcaggaggaagagtggagattAAAGGAGCTCATGAACATCAACAAGGCGCAGGAGGAGAAGATGCATATGGAGGAGGTACAGCAGGAGTTGATGAGTAGCCAAAGGAAGGTTTCTGTACTCAAAGAGGAGATGTATAAGGAGCAAAGACAAAATGAGGAGCATTTGAGGAAGTTTGAGGAAGAGCTGACAGTTCTCAGAGACGAGGTGCAGAGGGAGAGGAACAAGGCACAGGAGGAGAGGGGACAAACACAAGAGCTCCAGCAGGAGCTTTCTAGACTCAAAAAGGAGGTGATTAAAGAGCGAAGGGAAAATGAAGAGCAGCAGGAGAAGTTGAGGAATTTGGAGAAGGAGGTGACAACTCTTAGATTGGAGGTgctaagagagagagaggaggcccaagaaaagctgcaggatgAATTGAAAAAAGGGGAGGAGGAGTGGAAGTTGAATGAGCTGATAATCAGGAACAAAGCACAAGAGGAGTTACAAAAGATGGAGGAAATACACCAGGAGCTTATGAGGAGCAAAAGCGAGGTGTCTGTACTCAGAGAGGAGGTGCAGAAGGAAAGGAGACAGATGGAGGAGGTCCAGCATGAGCTCTCTAAACTAAGAAAGGAGGTGGCTAAAGAACAAAGGGATAAGGAGGAAAAGCAGGGGATGTTGGAAAAGGAAGTGAAATCTCTCAGGGAGGAGGTGCaaagagagaaggagaaggCCCATGAAAAGCTACAGGAGGAACTCAGAAAAAGGGAGGAGGAGTGGAGGTCCAAGGAAATGATGAACAAGGTACAGGGGGAGTCGAGAAAGATCGAGGAAGTCCAGCAGGAGCTGACAAGGAGCAAAAGCGAGGTGTCTGTACTGAAAGAGGAGCTTTTGAAGGAACAACTGGAGGGGGAGAAGATCCGAGATGAACTGATAAAGAGGAGGGACGAGGTGCAAGAAGTCAGGAGGACCAATAATGAGTTAACAGTCATCACCGAGGAGGCGAAAAGGGAGAAGAAGCAGATAAAGGAAGAGTTAACGAGGACAGAGATGGAGGTGGGGGCTCTAAAAGAGGAGATCCAGAAGGCTCACAGGATGGGTGAAATGGAGGCGTCACTACTTAAAGTGAAgtttcaggaggagcagcaggagAAGCTGGAGTTACAACAGGAGCTGAAAATAAGGAGAGATGATGTCACAGTCCTTAAAGAGGAAGTCAAGAAGGAGCGCCACAGGAGGGAGGAGGTGCAAGAGGAAATGAGAGGTGTTCAGCAGAACGTGGAGGTGATGGAGGAGAGCCTTAACTCCCTGCAGAGTCAG GTGTTGGATCTAAGTCGCAGCCGGGAACGAGCACGGCTGGAGGtgaaggagaaggaggaggagagccACCAGATCAAGGAAGGTCTTAGTATGGCCCTGGGGGAGATGACCAAGCTGAAGGTTCTCCTGCAG GAGAGCCACACCGAGGGGGAGCGTCTGAGGGCAACACTAGTCCAGAAGAAGGAGGAAATGGAGAAAATCAGAGAGGAGAATCAGCAGGTGGTCAGGGAGGAGGTGGAGAAGCAAGGAGAGGTGGAGGAGCTGAGAGCCAGAGTTAAGGGCCTGGAGAGGCGAAGGAACGAGATgatagaggagctggagaaagcagaggagaggaggagggaggctGAAGGGAGGTGGAGGAGTCGAGTGGAAGAGGTGGAGAAAGAGCAGGAGGTGAAGCTGAATGCTCTCAATACAGAAATCCAGACACTGAGGAGAAGACAGGAGGAGCCAGAAAAAGAGTGGAGGTCCAAGTTGGAAGAGAAGGAGGTGGAGGTAGAGAGAGCAAGAAGGGAGATGCAAGAGAGTCAAAAGGAGCTGAGCAGGTTCAGAGCATTGTTGGAGGAGCAGAAAACTCAGATCTCCACACTGGCTGCTGAAAAGGATGGAGAGGAGACACAtggatggaggaggagaaaagtccagaaaggagaagaagag caagaggaagatgaggagcAGGTTTCCTCTGTGTCTCCTGAGAAGGAGCAGCTCAGGAACAGGCTGCAGCAGAAGGAGGCTGAG GTCTACATGCTGACTCAGAGGAACAAGGAGCTCCAGGCAGACAGGGACCGGGTCCGATTGGCTCTGGAGCGGACAGAGGCTGCTATGATTGGCTACAGGGAGAGAGCCCACCAACAGGAGCAGAACCGCGTGACCGGGTCTAATTCAGATGAG GGTGTCGGTGACAGACTGGTGGTCCTGCAGCGTCTGGTGGCTGAACTGGAACTCAACCAGAAACGGATAAATAAGAAGAATTCCCACCTGGAAACCCAGAAAGACAAGctgaagagagacagagaggccCTGAAAGACACGTTGAGACAG GTGGAGCAGGAACGATCAAGACTCCAACATCAGCTCACACTCAGCTCTGGGTCTCAGACGAGGCTCACTCAG gtatCTGAGGAAACCACTGAAGTAGAGCGGTTGCGGAGCACAGTGACAGAGCTAGAGGACCAG GTGAGTCGTCTCCGTCTCTcattggctgtgaaccaggagCAGCAGGCGGAGTTTATTGAGCAGTCATCCAGAAACAGCCAGTGGCTGCTCTCGCTGAGGCATGATCTCAACATTTCGCTGACTGCCGTTTCACGCCATCCAATCCCAGCCGTCCTGGAATCTGAAACGCAGCGATTGGACCGCAGCCTGAGGGAGGAGGAGCTTAGGATGTCTCTGAGCCAATCATAG